The following are from one region of the Vitis riparia cultivar Riparia Gloire de Montpellier isolate 1030 chromosome 14, EGFV_Vit.rip_1.0, whole genome shotgun sequence genome:
- the LOC117931026 gene encoding mitogen-activated protein kinase kinase kinase NPK1-like isoform X1, with protein sequence MQDIFGSVRRSLVLRSPDGDDTSPGTLVDKINSCIRKSRVFSRASPPPLIPKDATAPSIRCRKGELIGCGAFGRVYMGMNLDSGELIAVKQVLITTSNATKEKAQAHIRELEEEVKLLKNLSHPNIVRYLGIVREEETLNILLEFVPGGSISSLLGKFGSFPEAVIRMYTKQLLLGLDYLHNNGIMHRDIKGANILVDNKGCIKLADFGASKQVVELATISGAKSMKGTPYWMAPEVILQTGHSFSADIWSVGCTVIEMATGKPPWSQKYQEVAALFYIGTTKSHPPIPAHLSAEAKDFLLKCLQKEPDLRPAAYELLKHPFVTGEYNEAQLALQTSVMENSETPVSTSEENLPNPQMTNDSSLLDVCEMGNLSCSTGYPENSESKPNWGTSSSIDDMCQIDDKDDVMMVGEVKFNSILLPDNFNKSFNPISEPSHDWSCEIDGNLRPEQSGMDMDTNPSLDMPAGSSGISNKGGNDFSFPCGPSVSEDDDEVTESKIRDFLDEKAIELKKLQTPLYEEFYNTLNAACSPSVAERTQDENVINYLKLPPKSRSPSRAPIGTPSAAVDSTSTASPGSCGRRMSNVGNAGDQTAQDTPSPPHNDWKGLLVDSQQEPNSPSVSFYEIQRKWKEELDQELERKREMMRQAGKTSSPKDRALNRPRERSRFASPGK encoded by the exons ATGCAAGACATTTTCGGATCAGTTCGCCGGTCGCTAGTCCTCCGGTCACCCGATGGCGACGACACTTCCCCCGGAACCCTAGTCGACAAAATCAACTCTTGCATTCGCAAATCCAGAGTCTTCTCCAGAGCCTCCCCTCCGCCACTAATTCCCAAAGACGCCACTGCGCCTTCGATCCGATGTCGCAAAGGGGAGCTGATCGGCTGTGGCGCCTTCGGTCGTGTCTATATGGGCATGAATCTCGATTCTGGCGAGCTTATCGCCGTCAAACAG GTTTTGATCACCACAAGCAATGCTACAAAAGAGAAGGCACAG GCTCATATTAGGGAACTTGAAGAAGAAGTGAAGCTTCTTAAGAATCTCTCTCATCCAAACATTGTT AGGTATTTGGGTATAGTCAGGGAGGAGGAGACCTTGAATATTTTGTTGGAATTTGTTCCTGGTGGATCCATCTCGTCACTTTTGGGGAAATTTGGATCTTTCCCTGAGGCT GTGATAAGAATGTACACAAAACAATTATTATTGGGACTAGATTATCTTCACAACAATGGAATTATGCACAGGGACATCAAG GGGGCAAACATCCTCGTCGATAATAAAGGATGCATTAAACTTGCAGATTTTGGTGCTTCCAAGCAGGTTGTGGAGCTG GCTACCATTTCAGGTGCCAAGTCCATGAAAGGCACCCCGTATTGGATGGCTCCGGAAGTCATTCTCCAGACAGGCCATAGCTT ctcGGCTGATATATGGAGTGTTGGATGTACCGTTATTGAGATGGCCACTGGAAAGCCTCCTTGGAGCCAAAAGTACCAAGAG GTTGCTGCTCTCTTTTATATTGGGACAACAAAGTCTCATCCGCCAATTCCTGCACATCTCTCTGCTGAGGCAAAAGATTTTCTACTGAAGTGTTTACAAAA GGAACCAGATTTGAGGCCAGCTGCCTATGAGTTGCTGAAG CATCCATTTGTTACTGGAGAGTATAACGAAGCTCAACTTGCTCTTCAAACTTCCGTTATG GAAAATTCTGAAACTCCTGTATCAACTTCTGAGGAAAACTTGCCAAATCC TCAAATGACAAATGACTCTAGCTTGCTGGATGTCTGTGAGATGGGGAATTTGAGCTGCTCAACTGGATATCCTGAGAATTCAGAATCCAAACCTAATTGGGGAACAAGCAGCAGTATTGATGACATGTGTCAAATTGATGACAAAGATGATGTTATGATGGTTGGGGAAGTAAAGTTCAATTCTATCCTGCTGCCTGATAACTTTAATAAG AGTTTCAATCCGATTTCTGAGCCCTCACATGATTGGAGCTGTGAAATTGATGGAAATCTACGACCAGAACAAAGTGGAATGGACATGGACACCAATCCATCTCTTGATATGCCTGCTGGTAGCTCTGGCATATCCAATAAGGGAGGCAATGATTTCTCATTTCCTTGTGGGCCATCAGTAtctgaggatgatgatgaagtTACTGAGTCAAAAATCAGAGACTTCCTGGATGAGaag GCCATTGAACTGAAGAAACTGCAAACGCCATTATATGAGGAGTTCTACAACACTTTGAATGCTGCATGCTCTCCAAGTGTTGCTGAGCGTACACAGGATGAAAATGTTATAAACTACTTGAAATTGCCTCCTAAAAGCCGATCACCAAGTCGGGCTCCAATTGGAACCCCATCTGCGGCTGTTGATTCCACTAGTACTGCGAGCCCTGGGAGTTGTGGCAGACGAATGTCAAATGTTGGCAATGCAGGTGATCAAACTGCACAGGACACCCCATCACCTCCACATAATGACTGGAAAGGCCTTCTTGTTGATTCTCAGCAGGAACCTAATAGCCCAAG TGTGAGCTTTTATGAGATACAGAGGAAGTGGAAGGAGGAGCTTGACCAAGAACTAGAGAGAAAACGAG AGATGATGCGCCAAGCAGGGAAAACATCATCACCAAAGGACCGAGCTTTGAATCGGCCAAGAGAACGTTCAAGGTTTGCATCTCCAGGCAAATGA
- the LOC117931026 gene encoding mitogen-activated protein kinase kinase kinase NPK1-like isoform X2, which translates to MQDIFGSVRRSLVLRSPDGDDTSPGTLVDKINSCIRKSRVFSRASPPPLIPKDATAPSIRCRKGELIGCGAFGRVYMGMNLDSGELIAVKQVLITTSNATKEKAQAHIRELEEEVKLLKNLSHPNIVRYLGIVREEETLNILLEFVPGGSISSLLGKFGSFPEAVIRMYTKQLLLGLDYLHNNGIMHRDIKGANILVDNKGCIKLADFGASKQATISGAKSMKGTPYWMAPEVILQTGHSFSADIWSVGCTVIEMATGKPPWSQKYQEVAALFYIGTTKSHPPIPAHLSAEAKDFLLKCLQKEPDLRPAAYELLKHPFVTGEYNEAQLALQTSVMENSETPVSTSEENLPNPQMTNDSSLLDVCEMGNLSCSTGYPENSESKPNWGTSSSIDDMCQIDDKDDVMMVGEVKFNSILLPDNFNKSFNPISEPSHDWSCEIDGNLRPEQSGMDMDTNPSLDMPAGSSGISNKGGNDFSFPCGPSVSEDDDEVTESKIRDFLDEKAIELKKLQTPLYEEFYNTLNAACSPSVAERTQDENVINYLKLPPKSRSPSRAPIGTPSAAVDSTSTASPGSCGRRMSNVGNAGDQTAQDTPSPPHNDWKGLLVDSQQEPNSPSVSFYEIQRKWKEELDQELERKREMMRQAGKTSSPKDRALNRPRERSRFASPGK; encoded by the exons ATGCAAGACATTTTCGGATCAGTTCGCCGGTCGCTAGTCCTCCGGTCACCCGATGGCGACGACACTTCCCCCGGAACCCTAGTCGACAAAATCAACTCTTGCATTCGCAAATCCAGAGTCTTCTCCAGAGCCTCCCCTCCGCCACTAATTCCCAAAGACGCCACTGCGCCTTCGATCCGATGTCGCAAAGGGGAGCTGATCGGCTGTGGCGCCTTCGGTCGTGTCTATATGGGCATGAATCTCGATTCTGGCGAGCTTATCGCCGTCAAACAG GTTTTGATCACCACAAGCAATGCTACAAAAGAGAAGGCACAG GCTCATATTAGGGAACTTGAAGAAGAAGTGAAGCTTCTTAAGAATCTCTCTCATCCAAACATTGTT AGGTATTTGGGTATAGTCAGGGAGGAGGAGACCTTGAATATTTTGTTGGAATTTGTTCCTGGTGGATCCATCTCGTCACTTTTGGGGAAATTTGGATCTTTCCCTGAGGCT GTGATAAGAATGTACACAAAACAATTATTATTGGGACTAGATTATCTTCACAACAATGGAATTATGCACAGGGACATCAAG GGGGCAAACATCCTCGTCGATAATAAAGGATGCATTAAACTTGCAGATTTTGGTGCTTCCAAGCAG GCTACCATTTCAGGTGCCAAGTCCATGAAAGGCACCCCGTATTGGATGGCTCCGGAAGTCATTCTCCAGACAGGCCATAGCTT ctcGGCTGATATATGGAGTGTTGGATGTACCGTTATTGAGATGGCCACTGGAAAGCCTCCTTGGAGCCAAAAGTACCAAGAG GTTGCTGCTCTCTTTTATATTGGGACAACAAAGTCTCATCCGCCAATTCCTGCACATCTCTCTGCTGAGGCAAAAGATTTTCTACTGAAGTGTTTACAAAA GGAACCAGATTTGAGGCCAGCTGCCTATGAGTTGCTGAAG CATCCATTTGTTACTGGAGAGTATAACGAAGCTCAACTTGCTCTTCAAACTTCCGTTATG GAAAATTCTGAAACTCCTGTATCAACTTCTGAGGAAAACTTGCCAAATCC TCAAATGACAAATGACTCTAGCTTGCTGGATGTCTGTGAGATGGGGAATTTGAGCTGCTCAACTGGATATCCTGAGAATTCAGAATCCAAACCTAATTGGGGAACAAGCAGCAGTATTGATGACATGTGTCAAATTGATGACAAAGATGATGTTATGATGGTTGGGGAAGTAAAGTTCAATTCTATCCTGCTGCCTGATAACTTTAATAAG AGTTTCAATCCGATTTCTGAGCCCTCACATGATTGGAGCTGTGAAATTGATGGAAATCTACGACCAGAACAAAGTGGAATGGACATGGACACCAATCCATCTCTTGATATGCCTGCTGGTAGCTCTGGCATATCCAATAAGGGAGGCAATGATTTCTCATTTCCTTGTGGGCCATCAGTAtctgaggatgatgatgaagtTACTGAGTCAAAAATCAGAGACTTCCTGGATGAGaag GCCATTGAACTGAAGAAACTGCAAACGCCATTATATGAGGAGTTCTACAACACTTTGAATGCTGCATGCTCTCCAAGTGTTGCTGAGCGTACACAGGATGAAAATGTTATAAACTACTTGAAATTGCCTCCTAAAAGCCGATCACCAAGTCGGGCTCCAATTGGAACCCCATCTGCGGCTGTTGATTCCACTAGTACTGCGAGCCCTGGGAGTTGTGGCAGACGAATGTCAAATGTTGGCAATGCAGGTGATCAAACTGCACAGGACACCCCATCACCTCCACATAATGACTGGAAAGGCCTTCTTGTTGATTCTCAGCAGGAACCTAATAGCCCAAG TGTGAGCTTTTATGAGATACAGAGGAAGTGGAAGGAGGAGCTTGACCAAGAACTAGAGAGAAAACGAG AGATGATGCGCCAAGCAGGGAAAACATCATCACCAAAGGACCGAGCTTTGAATCGGCCAAGAGAACGTTCAAGGTTTGCATCTCCAGGCAAATGA
- the LOC117929772 gene encoding kinesin-like protein KIN-14S, with the protein MDENDVSMEIQEISLDHNQRLPVSQKIDEFSTETQNLKVHTILCNEVKNINADSIPGPEVYDALLFLGIEYETLKKKYLEESELLKKKYLEECLERQRLNNEVIELKGNIRVFCRCRPLNQAEIANGSTSIVGFDSCRENELQIICSDSSKKQFKFDHVFRPGSDQEAVFAQTSPIVTSVLDGYNVCIFAYGQTGTGKTFTMEGTPKNRGVNYRTVEELFRISRERSKIINYELFVSMLEVYNEKIRDLLVEKSNQPPKKLEVKQAAEGIQEVPGLVEARVYGTDEVWGLLQSGSRNRSVGSTIANELSSRSHCLLRVTVKGENLVNGERTSSHLWLVDLAGSERVGRIEAEGERLKESQFINKSLSALGDVISALASKTAHIPYRNSKLTHILQSSLGGDCKTLMFAQISPSAADLGETLCSLNFASRVRGIGCGPVRKQADLSELFKYKQLAEKLKLEEKETKKLQDICRSLQDKVRVLENQLAVERKTRLKQPLKTIAEKKPPLGPSKLKMPLKEISNFLPPPSPIPPHKTMSYSSILPASTDNKENMLRPSAAATKTKSLLQPRRTIAKNKPSLGPSKLRMMPVRRISYLLPPPSPILPASTDDRGNMPRPTAAATNTKSFLQPRRTSISLRLPQTSTAQVLQPKRRVSIETLLPEFNSHMITPLTAELKSRGAMGSQSFVRNPYRIQRISRIFSPLPGSRTASGATVQATPTAMRSCSKFMEAGSLRPKLSFVRDPKKFLYYTPY; encoded by the exons ATGGATGAGAATGATGTTTCCATGGAAATCCAAGAAATTTCTTTGGATCACAACCAGAGACTTCCGGTTTCTCAGAAAATTGATGAGTTCAGCACCGAGACTCAG AATTTGAAGGTGCACACAATTTTATGTAATGAAGTGAAGAACATTAATGCAGATTCCATTCCTGGCCCTGAAGTTTATGATGCCCTTCTGTTTCTCG gtATTGAGTATGAAACTTTGAAGAAGAAATATTTGGAAGAGAGTGAGCTTCTGAAGAAGAAGTACCTTGAAGAGTGCTTGGAACGGCAGCGGCTGAACAATGAAGTTATTGAACTCAAAGGCAACATCAGGGTCTTCTGCAGATGTAGACCCTTAAATCAAGCTGAAATTGCTAATGGATCTACTTCTATAGTTGGCTTTGACTCATGTAGAGAAAATGAGCTTCAAATCATTTGCTCTGATTCTTCAAAGAAGCAATTTAAGTTTGACCATGTGTTCAGGCCTGGGAGTGACCAAG AGGCTGTTTTTGCACAAACTTCACCAATTGTGACTTCTGTGCTGGATGGATACAATGTCTGTATATTTGCCTATGGACAAACTGGAACTGGAAAGACCTTTACAATGGAAGGAACTCCTAAAAATAGGGGAGTCAACTACAGGACTGTGGAGGAGTTGTTCCGAATTTCAAGGGAGCGAAGCaagataataaattatgaattgtTTGTTAGCATGTTGGAGGTTTACAATGAGAAGATCAGAGACCTTTTGGTAGAAAAATCCAACCAGCCTCCTAAGAA GTTGGAGGTCAAACAAGCAGCAGAAGGAATCCAAGAAGTCCCAGGACTAGTTGAAGCCCGTGTTTATGGCACAGATGAAGTGTGGGGACTGCTTCAATCTGGAAGCCGAAATAGATCTGTTGGATCCACTATTGCTAATGAGCTCAGCAGCCGCTCTCACTG CTTGTTGAGAGTGACTGTTAAGGGGGAGAATTTAGTGAATGGGGAGAGGACAAGTAGCCACCTCTGGCTAGTGGACTTGGCTGGAAGTGAGCGGGTGGGGAGGATTGAAGCTGAAGGTGAAAGGTTGAAGGAAtctcaatttataaataaatcgcTCTCAGCACTAGGTGATGTTATCTCTGCCCTTGCATCTAAAACAGCTCACATTCCTTACAG GAACTCCAAGCTCACTCATATTCTACAAAGCTCTCTAG GAGGGGATTGCAAAACCCTAATGTTTGCCCAGATCAGCCCAAGTGCTGCAGACTTAGGAGAGACCCTTTGCTCACTGAACTTTGCCAGCAGAGTCCGGGGAATTGGGTGTGGTCCTGTTCGTAAACAGGCCGATCTCAGCGAGCTTTTCAAGTATAAGCAACTG GCAGAAAAGCTAAAGCTCGAAGAAAAGGAAACCAAAAAATTACAGGATATCTGCAGAAGTCTTCAAGATAAG GTTCGGGTCCTTGAAAATCAATTAGCAGTGGAAAGGAAAACCAGATTAAAACAACCCCTGAAAACCATTGCAGAGAAGAAGCCGCCTTTGGGTCCTTCAAAGCTGAAGATGCCTCTGAAAGAAATATCTAATTTCTTGCCCCCACCATCTCCAATCCCACCCCACAAAACCATGAGTTACTCTTCCATCCTTCCTGCTTCAACAGATAACAAAGAAAACATGCTCAGACCATCAGCTGCAGCAACCAAAACAAAATCCCTTTTGCAACCAAGACGGACCATAGCGAAGAACAAGCCATCTTTGGGTCCTTCAAAACTGAGGATGATGCCTGTCAGAAGAATTTCCTATCTCTTGCCCCCACCATCTCCAATCCTTCCAGCTTCAACAGATGACAGAGGAAACATGCCCAGACCAACAGCTGCAGCAACCAACACAAAATCCTTTTTGCAACCAAGACGGACCTCCATTTCTCTCAGACTTCCTCAAACATCAACAGCACAGGTTCTTCAGCCCAAGAGACGGGTCTCAATTGAAACCCTTCTCCCTGAATTTAACTCACACATGATCACACCCCTTACCGCTGAACTAAAGAGTAGAGGTGCAATGGGCAGTCAGTCCTTTGTGAGGAACCCATATAGGATACAGCGTATATCAAGGATTTTCTCTCCACTGCCAGGGTCGAGGACAGCATCAGGTGCAACAGTGCAGGCAACACCAACTGCCATGAGGAGCTGTAGTAAATTCATGGAAGCAGGTTCATTGAGGCCAAAGCTTTCCTTCGTGAGGGACCCAAAAAAATTTCTGTACTATACCCCCTATTAA
- the LOC117931027 gene encoding probable microtubule-binding protein TANGLED, translating to MVARTPPKQKKIAAPLNPILLRETVKKVDQCMARLQELQYTVAGGTKVISGKSLSPRSTRGYLKTSFRCKQESLRIKNAAPRKSPVGKFAGSTGGEWRRMSLPAMLVGETVGEILQASQFAREIVAATKKTSMDDPKTPVTQGRKQRPQPENTELRARRNREKQVRLQSIRSESDAPSLQRARSRINFKVVSPKKGEFNKENYHLSANRVSPRNRPWARKTVMFPNPLFLHNTASHQQKFCRTRSPVLAKTRELPHKFLIKSPPSASKSQVKIKNLPVSISPTRSTTALGKKSSPKVSAAVKFRRSFSPSRLANRLVSPLKNRKCVQKSDGLMMMSGLKQRPASSLVMPTRLSVERI from the exons ATGGTTGCAAGAACCCCACCAAAGCAGAAGAAAATTGCTGCTCCTCTCAATCCCATTCTTCTCAGAGAAACTGTTAAGAAG GTGGATCAATGCATGGCTCGATTACAAGAGCTTCAGTACACAGTAGCAGGTGGAACAAAGGTCATATCTGGGAAAAGTCTCAGCCCTCGCAGTACCAGAGGTTATCTAAAAACTAGTTTCAGATGCAAGCAAGAGTCTCTCAG GATCAAGAATGCAGCTCCAAGAAAATCTCCAGTGGGAAAATTTGCAGGAAGTACAGGAG GAGAATGGCGTCGAATGTCGCTACCAGCGATGCTTGTGGGAGAAACCGTCGGTGAAATTCTACAAGCTAGTCAATTTGCCAGAGAAATTGTAGCAGCAACCAAGAAAACCTCCATGGATGATCCAAAAACTCCAGTGACTCAAGGGAGAAAGCAGCGGCCACAACCCGAAAACACTGAACTGAGAGCTAGGAGAAACAGGGAGAAACAAGTTAGACTACAGTCTATTCGATCAGAGTCTGATGCTCCATCGCTTCAAAGGGCTCGATCCCGGATTAATTTCAAGGTTGTGTCTCCAAAGAAAGGGGAGTTCAACAAAGAAAACTATCATCTTTCGGCTAACAGAGTGTCTCCCAGGAATAGGCCATGGGCGAGAAAAACTGTGATGTTTCCCAACCCTTTGTTCCTTCACAATACAGCTTCACACCAGCAGAAGTTCTGCAGAACAAGATCTCCAGTGCTGGCAAAAACCCGAGAACTGCCACATAAATTCTTGATCAAGTCCCCACCATCAGCATCCAAATCTCAAGTCAAGATCAAGAACCTGCCTGTTTCCATCTCTCCCACAAGATCAACAACTGCTTTGGGCAAGAAGTCGTCACCCAAGGTATCGGCTGCAGTGAAGTTCCGCCGGTCATTTTCACCTTCAAGACTGGCTAACAGACTTGTATCTCCATTGAAGAACAGAAAATGTGTACAGAAGAGCGATGGGTTGATGATGATGAGTGGATTGAAGCAGCGCCCAGCTTCTTCTTTGGTGATGCCAACTCGACTGTCAGTAGAAAGAATTTAA
- the LOC117931170 gene encoding cyclin-P3-1-like, translating into MPLPASPTKKTITMETQQPPEDSHEAAQIYAALGLVESRKRAEKPPRALFLIAASLRRSIRKNEKFIQTSTRKTTPTITDFHSSRAPSLTVQQYMERIDKYANCSPSCYVVAFLYINRYLKRVGVRLTSLNVHRLLITAVMLAAKFMDDMFYDNAFYAVIGGLSIKEMNSLEVKLLFDMDFRLHVTVETFRRCCVKLEEEAAGGGNHGVKESQAASTISGYTCRSI; encoded by the exons ATGCCCCTCCCAGCTTCTCCCACAAAAAAAACCATCACCATGGAAACCCAACAGCCACCGGAAGACAGCCATGAAGCAGCACAAATTTATGCAGCACTGGGCTTGGTTGAATCCAGAAAGAGAGCCGAAAAGCCACCCCGGGCTCTCTTCCTTATAGCGGCATCTCTCCGGAGATCCATCCGAAAGAATGAGAAGTTCATACAGACGTCAACGAGGAAAACCACGCCCACCATCACCGACTTCCACAGCTCCAGAGCCCCTTCCCTCACCGTCCAACAGTACATGGAACGTATCGACAAGTACGCCAACTGCAGCCCCTCCTGTTACGTCGTTGCCTTTCTGTACATAAACCGGTACCTTAAGCGTGTGGGCGTCCGCCTCACTTCCCTCAACGTCCACCGCCTGCTCATCACTGCCGTCATGCTAGCGGCCAAGTTCATGGATGATAT GTTTTACGATAACGCATTCTACGCCGTGATTGGGGGGCTAAGCATAAAAGAAATGAACAGTCTGGAGGTGAAGTTGCTGTTTGATATGGATTTCAGGCTCCATGTGACTGTAGAGACTTTCAGGCGGTGCTGCGTGAAGCTGGAGGAGGAAGCTGCCGGCGGCGGAAATCATGGGGTCAAGGAATCACAAGCTGCATCCACCATTTCAGGGTATACTTGCAGGTCCATCTAA
- the LOC117931046 gene encoding putative UDP-glucuronate:xylan alpha-glucuronosyltransferase 4, with amino-acid sequence MAPSLKPFNFKPKFFIFFLLVLSLALLFLTLSLRPLYLLETSLRNPKWLGIASKELNGSRVKIGLVNVGDQDFGELYGLRDQVHVPFDRVAGDVKWGDLFPEWIDEDQKWAAPRCPDIPMPRLELYKDLDVVVARVPCGHGVVEGRKGVRDVFRVQVNLVVANLAVKSGLTRGDIDQTVIVVFVGSCGPMREIFRCDDLVEHGEDYWVYRPDLRKLKHKLVMPVGSCQLAPPYAEFGKERWRRYISQSTPSSLNYAINKPREAYATILHSSEAYVCGAIALAQSITQTGSTKDLVLLADNSITSRSLQGLRAAGWKIKHIERIRSPNAKKNAYNEWNYSKLRLWQLTEYDKIIFIDADFIVLNNMDSLFVYPQLSAVGNNGVLFNSGIMVVEPSECMFQTLMEKIWTVVSYNGGDQGFLNEVFTWWHRWPRRLNFLKIFKKKNEHETPANVYAIHYLGVKPWMCYRDYDCNWDRLDHHPFASDSAHRRWWEVYDAMPEGLWGYCGLTKKKDERIRKWRKIAQKKNLSDGHWKMEVRDPRQKMLVDL; translated from the exons ATGGCTCCCAGTCTTAAACCTTTCAATTTCAAGCctaaattcttcattttctttctccttgTTCTCTCTCTAGCCCTCCTCTTCCTCACTCTAAGTCTCCGGCCACTCTACTTGCTAGAGACCTCACTCCGAAACCCAAAATGGCTCGGTATTGCATCGAAAGAACTCAATGGTAGTAGAGTCAAAATAGGGTTGGTCAATGTTGGTGACCAAGATTTTGGAGAACTGTATGGGTTAAGAGACCAAGTTCACGTGCCATTTGATCGCGTCGCCGGCGATGTCAAGTGGGGTGACTTGTTCCCGGAGTGGATAGACGAAGACCAGAAATGGGCTGCGCCGCGGTGCCCGGACATCCCGATGCCGAGGCTCGAGTTGTACAAGGACCTGGATGTTGTGGTAGCCAGGGTTCCATGTGGGCATGGGGTGGTGGAGGGGAGGAAGGGGGTGAGGGATGTGTTCAGGGTGCAGGTGAATTTGGTGGTGGCTAATCTAGCAGTAAAGAGTGGGCTGACGAGGGGTGACATTGATCAGACTGTAATCGTCGTGTTTGTTGGGTCCTGTGGGCCCATGCGGGAGATTTTCCGATGCGATGATCTGGTGGAGCATGGAGAGGATTACTGGGTTTACAGGCCTGATTTGAGGAAGCTGAAGCACAAGCTGGTCATGCCTGTGGGGAGTTGCCAACTTGCTCCTCCTTATGCAGAATTCG GCAAAGAGAGGTGGAGACGCTATATATCACAATCCACACCATCATCTCTCAACTACGCAATCAACAAACCAAGAGAAGCCTATGCAACCATCCTCCATTCTTCTGAGGCTTATGTTTGTGGTGCCATAGCTTTGGCCCAGAGCATCACCCAAACCGGATCCACCAAAGACCTGGTCCTGCTCGCCGACAATTCCATAACTTCCCGATCCCTCCAAGGCCTTAGGGCTGCAGGGTGGAAGATTAAGCACATTGAAAGAATCCGAAGCCCTAATGCAAAAAAGAATGCCTACAATGAGTGGAACTACAGCAAGCTGAGGCTATGGCAGCTCACTGAGTATGATAAAATCATCTTCATAGACGCCGACTTTATCGTCCTAAACAATATGGATTCCTTGTTTGTTTATCCACAATTATCAGCAGTAGGGAATAACGGAGTGTTGTTCAACTCTGGGATCATGGTGGTGGAGCCCTCCGAGTGTATGTTCCAAACCCTAATGGAGAAAATCTGGACAGTGGTGTCATATAACGGGGGCGATCAGGGCTTTCTCAATGAAGTCTTCACATGGTGGCATCGGTGGCCGAGGAGGCTGAACTTCCTCAAgatcttcaaaaagaaaaacgaaCATGAGACCCCGGCGAATGTGTATGCGATTCATTACTTAGGGGTGAAGCCATGGATGTGCTATAGAGACTATGACTGCAACTGGGACAGGCTGGATCATCATCCTTTTGCTAGCGACTCGGCTCATAGGAGGTGGTGGGAGGTGTACGACGCCATGCCGGAGGGGTTGTGGGGGTACTGCGGGCTGAcaaagaagaaggatgagaggaTAAGGAAGTGGAGGAAAATAGCTCAGAAGAAGAATTTGTCTGATGGGCATTGGAAGATGGAAGTCAGAGACCCCAGACAGAAGATGCTTGTTGATTTGTAG